Proteins encoded by one window of Acetivibrio thermocellus ATCC 27405:
- a CDS encoding tetratricopeptide repeat protein translates to MYKNKNSKTLWVYAVVLFACAAIVLLWTGYSQIKINNYLQEYEDKLHDKENESSMFQYNLSSALAENEKLKKQINELKEKLEAVEKENELLKKEISDSENKKEKEKNLYENIMEAYIEYAKGNIKECALKLLEIDSKSITDNNLLEKYNDLVEKTYKKASELFYFEGYENYKNKKYSEAVKSLNLSLKLYDEDYYADDCYYFIAYSEYNIGNYDKAKEALNTIINNYPDSSYYKDAKDLLRIIENK, encoded by the coding sequence ATGTATAAAAATAAAAACAGTAAAACATTGTGGGTCTATGCGGTAGTACTTTTTGCCTGTGCGGCAATTGTATTGTTATGGACTGGATATAGTCAGATAAAAATTAATAATTATCTTCAGGAATATGAAGACAAATTACATGATAAAGAAAATGAAAGCAGTATGTTTCAGTACAACTTAAGTTCGGCTCTTGCTGAAAATGAGAAGCTGAAAAAACAGATAAATGAACTGAAAGAGAAATTGGAAGCTGTGGAAAAGGAAAATGAATTACTGAAAAAAGAAATTTCGGATTCGGAGAATAAAAAAGAAAAAGAGAAAAATTTATATGAGAATATAATGGAAGCTTATATAGAGTATGCAAAAGGAAATATAAAAGAGTGTGCTCTCAAACTTCTTGAAATAGACAGCAAGAGCATAACGGATAATAATTTACTGGAAAAATACAATGATTTGGTCGAAAAAACTTATAAAAAAGCTTCAGAACTGTTTTACTTCGAAGGATACGAGAATTATAAAAACAAAAAATACAGCGAAGCTGTAAAAAGCCTGAATCTTTCGCTAAAATTATATGATGAAGATTATTATGCTGATGACTGTTATTATTTTATAGCATATTCGGAATATAATATTGGGAATTACGATAAAGCAAAAGAAGCCCTAAATACCATAATTAATAACTATCCTGACAGCAGTTATTATAAGGATGCCAAAGACCTATTGAGAATTATAGAAAATAAATAA
- the serS gene encoding serine--tRNA ligase, translated as MLDIKLIRSNPEILKKALQKRKDNFDVNGLLSLDEKRRKTLVELEQLRNKQNENSKLIPKYKKEGKDVSSLMEEMKSLSEKIKALDAEVRKIDEELNAILLTIPNIPHESVPMGDSDEDNVEVRRWGEPRKFDFTPKPHWEIGENLDILDFSKAAKVTGARFTFYKGLGARLERALMNFMLDLHVDKHGYVEVFPPFLVHRNSMIGTGQLPKFEEDAFKVSDTDYFLIPTAEVPVTNMYREQILDVKDLPIKHVAYSACFRAEAGAAGRDTRGLIRQHQFNKVELVKFTTPETSYEELEKLTRDAEEVLQMLEIPYRVVKICVGDLGFTAAMKYDIEVWMPSYNRYVEISSCSNFEDFQARRAGIKFRRGLNEKPEFVHTLNGSGVAMGRATACILENYQQEDGSVVVPKVLREYLGGISVIK; from the coding sequence ATGCTTGACATTAAATTGATTAGAAGTAATCCCGAAATATTAAAAAAAGCTCTTCAAAAAAGAAAAGACAATTTTGATGTGAACGGGCTTTTAAGCCTTGATGAGAAAAGAAGAAAAACTCTCGTGGAACTGGAACAACTAAGAAACAAACAGAATGAGAATTCAAAGCTTATTCCCAAATACAAAAAAGAAGGAAAAGATGTATCATCTCTGATGGAGGAAATGAAAAGTCTTTCGGAAAAAATAAAAGCTCTCGATGCGGAAGTCAGAAAGATTGACGAGGAATTGAACGCAATTCTTCTGACCATACCCAATATACCACATGAAAGTGTTCCGATGGGAGACAGTGACGAGGACAACGTTGAGGTAAGAAGATGGGGTGAACCCAGAAAATTTGATTTTACTCCAAAGCCGCACTGGGAGATAGGAGAAAATCTCGACATACTCGACTTTTCCAAAGCTGCAAAAGTGACAGGGGCAAGATTTACATTTTACAAGGGACTTGGGGCAAGACTTGAAAGAGCTCTAATGAACTTCATGCTGGATCTGCATGTCGATAAACATGGGTATGTGGAAGTATTTCCACCGTTTTTGGTACATAGAAACAGTATGATTGGAACGGGCCAACTGCCCAAATTTGAAGAAGATGCATTTAAAGTAAGTGATACCGATTATTTCCTGATACCGACTGCCGAAGTGCCAGTAACCAACATGTACAGGGAACAAATACTTGACGTGAAAGACCTTCCCATAAAGCATGTTGCATATTCGGCATGCTTCAGAGCGGAGGCCGGTGCTGCAGGAAGGGATACAAGAGGTCTTATAAGACAGCATCAATTTAACAAAGTTGAGCTTGTAAAATTCACAACACCTGAGACATCCTATGAAGAACTGGAAAAGCTCACAAGAGATGCTGAGGAAGTATTGCAGATGTTGGAAATTCCATACAGAGTGGTGAAGATATGTGTGGGAGACCTTGGATTCACGGCGGCAATGAAATATGACATAGAAGTATGGATGCCCAGCTACAACAGATATGTGGAAATATCCTCATGCAGTAACTTTGAGGACTTCCAGGCAAGAAGAGCAGGAATAAAGTTCAGGAGAGGACTAAATGAAAAACCGGAGTTTGTTCATACTTTGAATGGCTCAGGAGTTGCAATGGGAAGAGCAACCGCCTGCATACTTGAAAACTATCAGCAGGAAGACGGATCGGTCGTTGTGCCCAAGGTCCTCAGGGAGTATTTAGGAGGCATCAGTGTAATTAAATAG
- a CDS encoding DUF4446 family protein: protein MSSDVIIDVIELYGPFVLIANAIVTLILIIALFVTNRKLKELKRKYKKFMNGSDNKNIEELLLDNIKLSNDISLKNKEIENRVMSLERDLQRCIQKVGVVRYNAFDDVGSDLSFSIALLDDNDNGVVISGIYSRESSTTYAKKIVNGTSKNPLSAEELQAISESKKINY from the coding sequence ATGTCATCAGATGTTATAATTGACGTAATTGAGCTTTACGGCCCGTTTGTATTGATTGCAAATGCGATAGTGACTTTAATATTGATAATAGCGTTATTTGTGACCAACAGGAAACTGAAAGAGCTGAAAAGAAAATATAAAAAATTCATGAATGGATCTGACAATAAAAATATCGAAGAATTACTGCTTGATAATATAAAACTGTCAAATGACATATCTTTGAAGAATAAAGAGATAGAAAACAGGGTAATGAGTCTGGAAAGAGACTTGCAGCGTTGCATACAAAAAGTTGGTGTGGTAAGATACAACGCATTTGATGATGTGGGCAGCGACTTAAGCTTTTCGATAGCATTGCTGGACGACAATGACAATGGAGTTGTAATAAGCGGAATATACTCAAGAGAGAGCTCAACAACATACGCAAAAAAAATAGTAAACGGAACTTCCAAAAATCCACTTTCAGCGGAAGAATTACAGGCTATATCCGAATCAAAAAAAATAAATTATTAA